A single bacterium DNA region contains:
- a CDS encoding isopeptide-forming domain-containing fimbrial protein, whose product MFGFWLLVLIVLLLGAASPALAAEKFCSEPPYLGVIDGDTDPVPVQITIDTDCTFRNFPQSNPLTSTLNFQTNDPSIYLIIFDNVYYTGNMACSNIAHRIWFSNSSYYGANNACQDLFIPVETIDKKNPAGQTTAAIGVPFTYTLTLPAMNLGGGPSVNDLHSVTFWDDLTATGADLTFVGINAYYLGSGAPVALVQETDSAAPGGAWTEKNLSYEPIPLIDAGEQIVIELTVVLDDTGNNTPGTQFFNTAKWLFGRLIDGVFYEPLPGEWGVTDPMTIVEPALVVTKTGSSSVINLGEWAQFTIDVSNSGTWAGDAWNVHIADMLPSASSNAVSGGMCTLTPEVTGVTLAGAPLTQNTDYLLSYAGCELNLILLEAAGPIGPDEHLVIDYRTKIDADSESGAVLTNVAAAARWTNDGDETTGQTHTCPPTDGTESVADCQDAHDLLVALSGSFFEKTVANPATGDLVTIAEPGETLRYTLSLRSIDGSFIDVSFYDDLNAAAAFVPDSLSLVSYPAGADTSRTGNGIIDIRDLSGAPGSTIEVAFDITLDPDLTEGFVVLNQSDLIQGGVKIADSDDPNINGQADPDVEGDEDPTRVVITWSPAAPPTKTLVSPTDPEATIGQEVAYEIKVPGTPSDHPVYDVVITDTLDENLEYLGMTQYGGPAVTDSSTAPDLSFGVAQIPEGQQVVIEVSARVRNVLTAQQGVAVDNTASYTYANSPGGAAQLALASETVTLNILEPHISSITKGANPIAPAAGETVRYSVTLTANDSVYSSDVFDVKLTDTLSLGLVYAGNPAVTVGAGVGVDNIIAAPVITGDGINQAQTLIWSLEGGNADIDIAEGTSVTISYDVQVIGGAIAQSLTNSAVAEWTGIDGPSDYERDGSDGIGGLNDYITVPATATISNVPLLYALKTAQIQSDYGSPGIVDPVCTSPTCDSLLYTIVISNSGGVPATGVMLTDDLPANTTYVADSLLLNGSSVGPDGGVFPLIAGLAVQSAGGPGTGIIPAGESAEVTFEAKVNDGLPTGTLIVNQGSVTSNELPTEPTDADGIPSNGDQPTVVVVGQAQLLLITKEVTVVGGGIAVAGGLLEYVIRVDNIGSLPATQVVVTDDLNPPLGDQVTYVPGSGTLSGSAAGVVYASGVLTADYDSQYGNLAPGDQFEVRFRVDIDPALPMGTTITNTGVVSWNSPAQTDSASVSIDIGGTPGSASLNGSVWHDANLDKFPDTGVETMMMGWSVALTRNSLLIATAATDVNGIYRFTGLAFNEGTPDLYELRFTAPSAGPNTASMGDADSPFTNGPQLISDITVSAGGNLQNLNLPLWPNGSVYDSMARTPVAGATVTMLSGATGMALPGQCFGDPVQQNQVTAVNGYYKFDLKFDPASCPPGGDYLIEVTPPVTGYMNMPSRVITPASDAGTPPFSVPACPGSPDDAVPATPEYCEVIASAAVPPPSVGPGSAGTIYHTHLTLSDGTIPGQSQIFNNFIPIDPELTGAAAITKTSSLTDVSRGSLVPYTITVTNVYGEPLYDIAIADIFPAGFKYKTGSARLNGSEVEPLINGRDLVWDHLNLSVNQEITIQLLLVVGSGVSEGQYVNRARVLNTITDGALSGEATATVRVIPDPDFDCTDVIGKVYDDRNLNGVQDSGEEGLSAVDLVTARGLIASTDEYGRYHITCAAVPDEDRGSNFILKLDERSLPSGYRLTTENPRVMRLTRGLAARFNYGATIHRVVRMDIADGAFEPGTSEIRMQWRPRIAQLIEELKKAPSVLRLSYLGDVEPPGLVEERLEALKSSVTEKWEQTGTGYQLTFETEIFWRRGTPAANDFSEAAETHLPMDVPVTPWLHDPAIFEVDEGDRTEMRQVAEQEVTTIKLDNLVRPIHFELGKIDITEEYIAMLRDVLDSMRGRTNVRLHFVGHSDSLALRGDLADIYGDNVGLSRERAGNVAEYCQRALNLPPEAISYEGLGDSRPAASNETEEGRRLNRRVEVQVWYDEVSEKQVEKEVVVPQEILRIKVCRTETVCKLSYKDGNAHRARIRNSVSPLHYNKGMLSVPGTFLQQVSQAMDNLRDKQNLVIKFIAYTDNAGLQGRDERIYGDPVGLSKAVARRVALAVQDELGLPNTAIETEGRGSSQPVTSNDTQRGRALNRRVEVEFWHDDPLQDLPDEPQICPDAPGAQTVTRVYDSPLGGIAPILFENGQPVIPEAYVDTLRRVMSEVSDKTSVRLRFVGYTSNKRLDRRTAGIYGDDIGLSMARARRAMEAVSEQMGLAQGQAEFDGRGYVQSDDVVNAGFIESDTSRVEVQVVYDELIARDDYEGVEVTPFTREVNMSNPFALNLMRITVNGKPLDDPNKCSSDVQRCTDVALEDARIRFKHDSLELKPRLNVTAWPNTIQHQDSPDTEFVENLVYFRLYSNYRAFIERAQVRIFDQDQSVGDTPLAVLEMDADGMARWQPGFEDFSAPLRRLKYLVRVYGEGGLFDETSTQPLWVVDRIDPSAAEADRREQLLAGYGESRIARRGIPLHGGTVQAHGTAIPDGHGVWMAGREVPVDGAGGFVAEQILPEGIHTVEVAVLDRSGNGELFLRDLELEKEDWFTVGIADLTLSQDQTDGPAELLAPDRSRYRDKVNLEGRLAFYTNGKFANGWSLTGSADTREGPVDEIFSNFMDKSPEAMFRRIDPDRHYPTFGDDGTVTQGAPTSGKFYLQMKKETSYGLWGNFRITYTDTDLAHVDRGLYGANWHYQPSATTRFGEPRLVVDGFAADPGTVAGRDEFRGTDGSLYYLQRQDVLAGSERVRIEVRDKDSGMVLAIKNLTPVLDYDINYLQGRIVLSQPLPATADDDLLVHGGSISGNPVTLVVRYEFTPGFDDPDTMAAGGRVHYWLNDHLKVGLTASRDKEADIDNSLGGADLTLRQSAGTWIKLEGGRTEGPGAAATTSDDGGFIFDAPISLGGEVDAQAYRVDASVGFADLFENGKGKVTFYLQDLEAGYSAPGLATDRDLTKYGGTAQLPVADRLNLRLKMDKLEQQDGLRTETGEVNVDYRIGEHWTLGSGVRQDSREDNAAVVPSTQEEGDRTDAAIKLLYDSRTRWTAYAFVQETVNTSGNREDNGRLGAGGSLRPTDQLNLTGEVSGGDLGTGGNLGTEYLYSDRTTLYTNYSLENERTDNGLLARKGNMTSGFKTRYSDSGSVYAEERYTHGDVPTGLTHSAGVQLVAAGRLNFGANLDLATLRDPETAAELERKALGVSVGYGFDKVKFASALEYRVDNIEQPDASSSERTSWLMKNSFKYQLSVSSRLIGKFNYGVSDSSMGDYFNGDYTEAVLAHAYRPVNHDRLNTMVKYTYFYNFPAADQLTAGSTAPGPVQRSHIASIDASYDLTKRWTVGGKSAYRYGQVAQDRDNPEFTTSRASLNVLRAQWHVVHRWDALLEGRMLDLPDADDNRSGALVGIYRHLGEHIKLGAGYNFSDFSDDLTQLDYRHQGAFINLVGKY is encoded by the coding sequence ATGTTCGGCTTCTGGCTGCTGGTCCTGATCGTCCTGCTTCTGGGGGCGGCTTCGCCGGCGCTGGCCGCGGAGAAGTTCTGCAGCGAACCTCCGTACTTGGGAGTGATAGACGGGGATACAGATCCTGTTCCTGTCCAGATCACCATCGACACGGATTGCACGTTCAGGAACTTTCCGCAGTCAAACCCCCTGACCTCCACCCTGAACTTCCAAACCAACGACCCTTCCATATATCTCATAATCTTCGACAACGTCTACTACACGGGCAATATGGCCTGTTCCAACATCGCCCACAGGATATGGTTTTCAAACAGCTCCTATTATGGTGCCAATAATGCCTGCCAGGACCTCTTTATACCCGTAGAGACGATCGACAAGAAGAACCCAGCGGGCCAGACCACCGCCGCTATCGGCGTGCCTTTCACCTATACGCTCACCCTCCCGGCAATGAACCTGGGAGGCGGGCCGTCGGTCAATGACCTGCACTCCGTCACTTTCTGGGACGACCTCACCGCGACGGGCGCGGATCTCACTTTCGTGGGCATCAATGCCTACTACCTGGGCAGCGGTGCCCCCGTCGCGCTTGTACAAGAAACCGACTCTGCGGCGCCAGGCGGGGCCTGGACGGAAAAGAACCTCTCCTACGAGCCGATCCCTCTCATCGATGCCGGAGAGCAGATCGTCATCGAATTGACGGTCGTCCTCGACGACACGGGCAATAACACGCCGGGCACGCAGTTCTTCAACACCGCAAAGTGGCTATTCGGGAGGCTTATCGACGGCGTGTTCTACGAGCCCCTGCCGGGTGAATGGGGAGTGACAGACCCTATGACCATCGTGGAACCCGCCCTTGTGGTAACAAAAACGGGTTCCTCCTCGGTGATCAACCTCGGAGAGTGGGCCCAGTTCACGATAGACGTATCCAATAGCGGGACCTGGGCCGGCGACGCCTGGAACGTCCACATCGCCGACATGCTGCCGAGCGCGTCATCAAACGCGGTAAGTGGCGGGATGTGCACCCTGACGCCTGAGGTGACCGGCGTGACGCTCGCGGGTGCGCCTCTTACTCAGAACACCGATTATTTGCTCAGCTACGCAGGCTGTGAGCTCAACCTCATCTTACTCGAGGCGGCCGGTCCTATCGGGCCGGATGAGCACCTGGTCATCGACTACCGGACCAAGATCGACGCTGACAGCGAAAGCGGCGCCGTGCTCACCAACGTTGCCGCTGCCGCCCGGTGGACGAATGACGGGGACGAAACTACCGGGCAAACCCACACCTGCCCCCCCACCGACGGCACGGAGAGCGTTGCCGACTGCCAGGACGCCCACGACCTGCTGGTGGCGCTATCGGGTTCTTTCTTCGAGAAGACCGTAGCCAACCCGGCCACCGGCGACCTCGTCACCATCGCTGAGCCCGGGGAGACCCTCCGCTACACGCTGAGCCTGCGCAGCATCGACGGGTCGTTTATCGATGTCAGTTTCTACGACGACCTGAACGCGGCAGCGGCGTTCGTGCCTGATTCGCTCTCCCTCGTGAGCTATCCCGCGGGAGCAGACACCTCCCGGACCGGCAACGGGATTATTGACATCAGGGACCTGAGCGGTGCCCCCGGCAGCACGATAGAGGTGGCGTTCGATATCACCCTCGACCCTGACCTTACCGAAGGTTTCGTGGTTCTTAACCAGTCGGACCTCATCCAGGGCGGCGTCAAAATCGCCGACAGCGATGACCCGAACATTAACGGCCAGGCCGACCCCGACGTGGAGGGCGACGAGGACCCGACACGTGTTGTGATCACCTGGTCTCCAGCAGCGCCCCCGACCAAGACGCTGGTCTCGCCGACAGATCCGGAGGCGACGATAGGCCAGGAGGTGGCGTACGAGATCAAAGTGCCCGGAACGCCGAGCGACCACCCGGTGTACGACGTCGTGATCACCGATACCCTCGATGAGAACCTCGAGTACCTGGGTATGACCCAGTACGGCGGGCCGGCGGTGACGGACAGCAGTACCGCTCCCGACCTGAGCTTTGGCGTCGCCCAGATCCCGGAGGGCCAGCAGGTGGTGATCGAGGTGAGCGCCCGCGTGCGCAACGTACTCACCGCCCAGCAGGGCGTTGCGGTGGACAACACGGCCTCCTACACTTACGCCAACTCCCCAGGCGGAGCCGCGCAGCTGGCCCTGGCCAGCGAAACCGTTACGCTCAATATCCTGGAGCCTCACATATCGAGCATAACAAAGGGCGCGAACCCGATCGCTCCTGCCGCCGGCGAGACAGTGCGCTACAGCGTGACGCTGACGGCCAACGACAGCGTCTATTCGTCGGATGTGTTCGACGTGAAGCTGACCGACACCCTCTCACTTGGTCTGGTCTATGCCGGCAACCCGGCAGTGACCGTCGGTGCCGGTGTCGGGGTCGACAACATCATTGCCGCGCCCGTTATTACCGGAGACGGCATCAACCAGGCGCAAACGCTGATCTGGAGCCTTGAAGGCGGCAACGCCGACATCGACATCGCCGAAGGCACCTCCGTCACCATCTCCTACGATGTGCAGGTGATCGGCGGAGCGATCGCCCAGTCACTCACGAACAGCGCTGTCGCCGAGTGGACTGGCATCGACGGACCGAGCGATTACGAGCGCGACGGTTCGGACGGCATCGGCGGGCTCAACGACTACATTACGGTTCCGGCCACGGCGACGATCAGCAACGTGCCGCTCCTATATGCTCTCAAGACCGCTCAGATCCAGTCCGATTACGGGTCACCGGGGATCGTCGACCCGGTCTGTACCTCTCCGACATGTGACTCGCTGCTCTACACCATCGTCATCAGCAACTCGGGGGGGGTTCCGGCCACGGGCGTGATGCTTACCGATGACCTTCCGGCCAACACGACCTATGTGGCCGATTCCCTTCTTCTAAACGGTTCATCGGTGGGACCCGACGGCGGCGTGTTTCCGCTGATCGCCGGTTTGGCGGTGCAGTCCGCAGGCGGTCCGGGCACAGGGATTATTCCGGCCGGCGAGAGTGCCGAGGTCACCTTCGAGGCCAAGGTCAACGACGGCCTTCCCACCGGGACCCTCATCGTCAACCAGGGCAGCGTTACCTCGAACGAACTGCCGACAGAGCCCACCGATGCCGACGGCATCCCGTCCAACGGCGACCAGCCGACCGTGGTTGTCGTCGGGCAGGCACAGCTGCTCTTGATAACCAAGGAAGTGACGGTGGTCGGGGGCGGCATAGCCGTAGCCGGCGGCCTGCTGGAATATGTGATCCGGGTGGACAATATCGGCAGCCTGCCTGCCACCCAGGTAGTGGTGACAGACGATCTGAACCCTCCCCTGGGCGACCAGGTCACCTACGTCCCAGGTTCCGGCACCTTAAGTGGTTCGGCTGCCGGGGTCGTCTATGCCAGCGGGGTGCTCACCGCTGACTATGATTCCCAGTACGGGAACCTGGCGCCCGGCGACCAGTTTGAAGTTCGGTTTCGCGTGGATATCGATCCCGCCCTCCCCATGGGAACGACCATCACCAATACAGGCGTGGTCAGCTGGAACAGCCCCGCGCAGACCGACTCTGCCAGCGTGTCGATCGACATAGGCGGGACGCCGGGCAGCGCCAGCCTTAACGGCAGCGTCTGGCACGACGCGAACCTGGATAAATTCCCCGACACCGGTGTCGAAACCATGATGATGGGATGGTCTGTTGCGCTCACCCGAAACAGCCTGTTGATCGCAACGGCGGCCACCGATGTCAACGGCATATACCGGTTCACCGGCCTGGCGTTCAACGAGGGCACACCGGACCTGTATGAACTGCGCTTCACCGCGCCGAGTGCGGGGCCCAACACGGCCTCGATGGGTGATGCCGACTCGCCCTTCACGAACGGTCCGCAGCTTATCAGCGACATTACCGTTTCTGCCGGCGGCAACCTCCAGAACCTCAATCTTCCACTCTGGCCCAACGGTTCCGTATACGACTCCATGGCGCGTACACCGGTTGCCGGAGCCACGGTGACGATGCTCAGTGGGGCCACCGGCATGGCCTTGCCGGGCCAATGCTTCGGCGACCCCGTGCAACAGAACCAGGTCACGGCCGTAAACGGCTATTACAAGTTCGACCTGAAGTTCGACCCCGCATCCTGCCCTCCAGGTGGCGACTATCTCATAGAGGTGACGCCGCCTGTCACCGGCTATATGAACATGCCGTCCCGGGTCATTACGCCCGCCAGCGACGCGGGCACGCCGCCGTTTTCCGTCCCTGCCTGCCCGGGCAGCCCTGACGACGCGGTGCCGGCAACTCCCGAGTACTGCGAGGTCATAGCCTCCGCGGCGGTGCCGCCGCCATCTGTTGGGCCCGGTTCGGCCGGGACCATCTATCATACGCACCTTACGCTGAGCGATGGGACCATTCCCGGTCAGAGCCAGATCTTCAACAACTTCATACCCATAGATCCGGAACTGACCGGGGCCGCGGCCATCACCAAGACCTCCTCCCTGACCGACGTGAGCCGGGGTTCGCTGGTCCCCTACACGATCACCGTGACCAACGTTTACGGCGAGCCTCTTTACGACATAGCCATCGCGGACATTTTCCCCGCCGGATTCAAATACAAGACCGGTTCCGCCCGCTTGAACGGCAGTGAGGTCGAGCCGCTGATCAACGGCCGGGATCTGGTCTGGGACCACCTCAACCTTTCGGTCAACCAGGAGATCACCATCCAGTTGCTGCTCGTGGTGGGCTCGGGTGTTTCGGAAGGCCAATACGTTAACCGGGCCAGAGTGCTCAATACCATTACTGACGGTGCCCTCTCCGGAGAAGCCACGGCAACCGTGCGTGTCATCCCCGACCCGGACTTCGACTGCACCGACGTGATCGGCAAGGTGTACGACGATCGCAACTTGAACGGCGTGCAGGACTCGGGAGAGGAGGGGCTATCCGCGGTTGACCTGGTGACGGCGCGCGGCCTGATCGCCTCCACCGACGAATACGGCCGCTACCACATTACCTGCGCGGCAGTGCCCGACGAGGATCGCGGCAGCAATTTCATCCTCAAGCTGGACGAGCGCAGCCTGCCGAGCGGTTATCGCCTGACGACTGAGAATCCCCGTGTTATGAGGCTCACCCGCGGTCTGGCGGCGCGCTTTAACTACGGCGCAACCATCCACCGGGTGGTGCGAATGGACATCGCCGATGGTGCCTTCGAGCCCGGTACCAGTGAGATCCGGATGCAGTGGAGACCCAGGATCGCGCAGTTGATCGAGGAGTTGAAAAAGGCCCCTTCGGTGCTGCGGCTTTCCTATCTCGGCGATGTGGAACCTCCCGGCCTGGTCGAGGAACGCCTTGAGGCGCTCAAAAGCAGTGTCACCGAAAAATGGGAACAGACGGGAACCGGTTACCAGCTGACTTTTGAAACTGAAATTTTCTGGAGGCGAGGCACCCCCGCCGCCAACGATTTTTCAGAGGCGGCCGAGACGCATCTGCCGATGGATGTCCCTGTCACACCGTGGCTCCATGACCCGGCCATATTCGAAGTCGATGAAGGGGACAGGACGGAAATGCGCCAGGTCGCCGAGCAGGAGGTCACGACCATAAAGCTCGACAACCTGGTTAGGCCCATCCATTTCGAGCTGGGCAAGATCGATATTACCGAGGAGTACATCGCGATGCTTCGCGACGTACTCGACAGCATGCGCGGCCGCACCAATGTCCGGCTCCATTTTGTCGGCCATTCCGATTCCCTGGCCCTCCGGGGCGACCTGGCGGACATATACGGCGACAACGTCGGGCTGTCCCGGGAACGGGCGGGGAACGTGGCTGAATACTGCCAGAGAGCGCTGAACCTCCCGCCGGAAGCCATCTCCTACGAAGGGCTTGGCGACAGCCGGCCCGCGGCCAGCAACGAGACAGAGGAGGGACGGCGGCTCAACCGGCGCGTGGAAGTGCAGGTCTGGTACGACGAGGTCAGCGAGAAGCAGGTCGAGAAGGAAGTGGTGGTTCCACAGGAGATCCTCCGCATCAAGGTCTGCCGGACCGAGACCGTCTGTAAATTGAGCTACAAGGACGGCAACGCCCATCGCGCCCGCATCAGGAACAGTGTTTCTCCTCTTCACTACAACAAGGGAATGCTGAGCGTACCGGGAACATTCCTGCAGCAGGTCAGCCAGGCGATGGACAACCTTCGGGACAAGCAGAACCTCGTGATCAAGTTCATCGCCTATACAGACAACGCAGGGCTTCAGGGGCGGGACGAGCGCATCTACGGCGATCCCGTCGGGCTCTCGAAGGCGGTCGCCCGGCGTGTTGCGCTTGCCGTCCAGGATGAGCTGGGCCTGCCCAACACCGCCATCGAGACAGAGGGTCGCGGTTCGTCGCAGCCTGTCACATCCAACGATACGCAGCGCGGCCGGGCGCTTAACCGGCGCGTGGAGGTGGAGTTCTGGCACGATGATCCGCTCCAGGACCTGCCCGACGAACCCCAGATCTGCCCTGACGCCCCCGGAGCCCAGACCGTCACCCGGGTCTACGATTCTCCCCTGGGCGGCATCGCTCCTATCCTTTTTGAAAACGGGCAGCCCGTGATACCGGAAGCCTATGTCGACACCTTGCGCCGCGTCATGAGCGAAGTCAGCGACAAGACCAGTGTCCGCCTGCGGTTTGTCGGTTACACCAGCAACAAACGCCTTGACCGGCGGACGGCGGGGATCTACGGGGACGATATCGGCCTCTCCATGGCCCGGGCACGCCGTGCCATGGAGGCCGTGAGCGAGCAGATGGGGCTTGCCCAGGGACAGGCTGAATTCGACGGCCGCGGCTATGTCCAGTCCGACGACGTGGTGAACGCCGGTTTTATCGAGTCCGACACGTCCAGGGTCGAGGTGCAGGTTGTCTACGATGAGCTCATCGCCCGGGACGACTATGAAGGGGTGGAGGTGACTCCGTTCACCCGCGAAGTGAACATGAGCAACCCCTTCGCGCTGAACCTCATGCGCATCACGGTAAATGGAAAGCCTCTCGATGACCCGAACAAATGCAGTTCGGACGTGCAGCGCTGCACCGACGTGGCCCTGGAGGATGCCCGGATCCGGTTCAAGCACGACAGCCTGGAGCTCAAGCCGCGGCTGAACGTGACCGCCTGGCCGAACACCATCCAGCACCAGGATTCCCCTGACACGGAGTTTGTCGAAAACCTGGTCTATTTCCGCCTGTACAGCAACTACCGCGCCTTCATCGAGCGGGCCCAGGTCAGGATCTTCGATCAGGACCAGTCCGTGGGCGATACGCCCCTCGCCGTCCTCGAGATGGATGCCGACGGCATGGCCCGGTGGCAGCCCGGGTTCGAGGATTTCTCGGCGCCCCTGCGCAGATTGAAATACCTGGTTCGCGTGTACGGTGAAGGGGGGCTTTTCGACGAGACCAGCACCCAGCCCCTTTGGGTGGTCGACCGGATAGACCCGTCCGCTGCCGAGGCGGACCGTCGCGAACAACTGCTGGCCGGTTACGGTGAGAGCCGCATCGCCAGGCGCGGGATCCCCCTTCACGGCGGCACCGTGCAGGCCCACGGCACCGCGATTCCGGATGGACACGGTGTGTGGATGGCCGGGCGCGAAGTGCCGGTGGACGGCGCCGGCGGTTTCGTTGCCGAACAGATCCTGCCCGAGGGAATCCACACCGTCGAAGTGGCCGTCCTCGACAGGTCCGGCAACGGCGAACTGTTCCTGCGCGATCTGGAGCTTGAAAAGGAGGACTGGTTCACCGTGGGAATCGCCGACCTGACGCTGTCTCAAGACCAGACAGACGGGCCTGCCGAACTGCTCGCCCCGGACAGATCCCGTTACAGAGATAAGGTTAACCTCGAGGGCCGCCTGGCGTTCTATACAAACGGCAAATTCGCAAACGGCTGGTCGCTTACGGGCAGCGCCGATACACGCGAAGGCCCTGTGGACGAGATCTTTTCCAACTTCATGGACAAGTCACCTGAGGCGATGTTCAGGCGCATCGACCCGGATCGCCACTACCCGACCTTCGGCGATGACGGTACCGTCACCCAGGGGGCCCCGACCAGCGGCAAGTTCTACCTCCAGATGAAAAAGGAAACATCATATGGCCTCTGGGGCAACTTCCGGATCACCTACACCGATACCGACCTGGCCCACGTGGACCGGGGGCTGTACGGCGCCAATTGGCACTATCAGCCCTCTGCAACCACCCGTTTCGGCGAACCGCGCCTGGTGGTGGACGGCTTTGCCGCTGACCCAGGAACCGTGGCGGGACGCGATGAGTTCCGCGGCACGGACGGATCGCTCTACTACCTGCAAAGACAGGACGTGCTGGCCGGCTCCGAGCGCGTGCGCATCGAAGTGCGCGACAAGGATTCCGGGATGGTTCTGGCCATCAAAAACCTGACGCCGGTGCTCGACTATGACATCAACTACCTTCAGGGACGCATCGTGCTGTCGCAGCCTCTGCCCGCCACGGCCGACGACGACCTGCTGGTGCACGGCGGTTCCATCAGCGGCAATCCGGTCACCCTGGTGGTTCGCTACGAATTCACGCCCGGTTTCGATGACCCCGACACCATGGCTGCCGGAGGCAGGGTCCATTACTGGCTCAACGACCACCTCAAGGTCGGCCTGACCGCCAGCCGGGATAAGGAAGCGGATATCGACAACAGCCTGGGCGGGGCGGACCTGACCCTGCGCCAATCCGCAGGCACGTGGATCAAACTCGAAGGCGGTCGCACTGAAGGTCCGGGCGCAGCGGCAACGACCTCTGACGACGGCGGTTTTATTTTCGACGCGCCGATCTCCCTGGGGGGTGAAGTGGATGCTCAGGCTTATCGCGTTGATGCCAGTGTTGGCTTCGCGGACCTTTTCGAGAACGGCAAGGGGAAGGTCACCTTCTACCTGCAGGACCTCGAGGCGGGCTATTCGGCACCGGGCCTCGCCACAGACCGGGACCTGACCAAATACGGCGGCACGGCCCAGCTTCCGGTTGCCGACCGCCTGAATTTACGTTTGAAAATGGACAAGCTGGAGCAGCAGGATGGTCTGAGGACTGAGACCGGGGAGGTGAATGTCGACTACCGGATAGGCGAGCACTGGACCCTGGGCTCGGGCGTACGTCAAGACAGCCGCGAGGACAATGCGGCGGTGGTCCCGTCAACCCAGGAAGAGGGCGACCGGACGGATGCGGCGATAAAGCTGCTCTACGACTCCAGAACGCGGTGGACTGCCTATGCCTTTGTTCAGGAAACAGTCAACACAAGCGGCAACCGTGAAGACAACGGCCGCCTAGGTGCCGGCGGCAGCCTGCGACCGACCGACCAGCTGAACCTCACCGGCGAGGTTTCCGGAGGAGACCTCGGGACTGGCGGCAATCTCGGAACCGAGTACCTGTATTCCGACCGGACCACCCTGTACACCAACTACAGTCTCGAGAACGAGCGGACAGATAACGGTCTGCTTGCCAGGAAGGGCAACATGACCTCCGGTTTTAAAACCCGTTATTCGGACAGCGGCAGCGTCTACGCCGAAGAGCGGTATACCCACGGCGACGTCCCCACGGGTCTGACCCATTCCGCCGGCGTTCAACTCGTGGCCGCCGGCCGACTCAATTTCGGGGCGAATCTCGACCTCGCCACACTCAGGGACCCCGAGACCGCGGCCGAACTAGAGAGGAAAGCGCTGGGTGTGAGTGTCGGCTACGGGTTCGACAAGGTTAAATTCGCCAGCGCCCTCGAATATCGGGTCGATAACATCGAGCAGCCGGACGCCAGCTCCTCCGAGCGCACCTCCTGGCTTATGAAAAACAGCTTCAAGTACCAACTGTCGGTCAGTTCACGGCTAATTGGAAAATTCAATTACGGCGTGAGCGACAGCTCCATGGGGGATTATTTTAACGGAGACTATACGGAAGCCGTCCTGGCCCACGCGTATCGCCCCGTCAACCATGACCGCCTTAATACGATGGTCAAGTACACCTATTTCTACAATTTCCCGGCGGCCGATCAGCTGACCGCCGGCAGCACGGCACCCGGCCCTGTTCAGCGCAGTCATATCGCATCGATAGACGCCAGCTATGACCTGACAAAGCGCTGGACCGTGGGAGGCAAGTCCGCCTACCGATATGGCCAGGTGGCCCAGGACCGGGATAATCCGGAGTTCACCACCAGCCGGGCCAGCCTTAATGTACTTCGCGCCCAGTGGCACGTTGTCCACCGCTGGGACGCCCTTCTGGAGGGACGCATGCTTGACCTGCCCGACGCGGATGACAATCGCAGCGGGGCGCTGGTGGGGATCTACCGCCACCTGGGTGAGCACATAAAATTGGGCGCCGGTTACAACTTCAGCGATTTTTCGGATGACCTGACCCAACTGGACTACAGGCACCAGGGCGCGTTCATCAACCTGGTAGGGAAGTATTAG